A segment of the Georgenia sp. M64 genome:
GGCTCAAGGACCGCTACGGCCTGTCCTGGCAGGTCGTGCCGGACGCGCTGGGCGAGATGATGAGCGACCCCGACCCGGAGAGGGTCGCCCGGGTGACCCAGGCGATGCTCGCCACCCAGGGCAAGTTCGACGTCGCCGCGCTCAGGACGGCCTTCGACGGCGTGGCGGGCTGAGGCCGGGCCGGTCGGCACCGGGGCCAACCCCGCACGCGCGGCCGCGCCCATCCCGCTCGCGCAGCCACGACCCTCCCGCTCGCGCACCGTCTACTCACCCGGCGTGCGCCGCGTCGACCTACCCGGTGTGCGCCGCGTGGACCTACCCGGTGTGCGCCTGGACCACGCAGAACTCGTTGCCCTGGACGTCGGCGAGCACCGTCCAACGGGCCCCGTCCTCGTCGAGATCGCCGAGCCGGGCGGCGCCGAGGCCGAGCAGGCGGGTCACCTCGGCCTCACGGTCGTCCGCCTCGAGGTCGAGGTGCACGCGGTTCTTCGCCGACTTCGGCTCGGGCACGGCGATGAACAGGTAGCGACCGCCCGGACCGGTCGCCTGGGCGAAGTCGGCCGAGGCGCCGTCGGCGATCGACAGCCCGAGGGCAGCCGCCCAGAACCGGGCGAGCTCCGCCGCATCCTCGGCGTCGAAGGTCACGGACTGCACGGTCAGGCTCATGTCGCCACACACTAGGCGCTGGGCAGGGGAGTGACGAGGCCAGGACCCTGCCGTCGGGCCGGTGGATGCGCCACGGCCCGGCCCCCAGGGGGACCGGGCCGTGGCGTGGCTCGAGCGGGTCGGTGAGACCCGCCGTCGTCCTAGGCGGGGACGACCGTGACGTCGACGGTCGCCTGGAGGTCCTCGTGCAGCCGCACGGTGACCTTGTGCTCGCCGAGGGACTTGATCGGGGTCGGGACCTCGATGCGCCGGCGGTCGAGCTGGGGGCCACCGGCAGCCTTGACGGCCTCCGCGATGTCGGTGGTGGTCACGGCGCCGAAGAGGCGGCCGCTCTCACCCGCGCGCACCGCGATGGTGACGGGGTTGGCCTGGAGACGGTCGCGGACGTCGCGAGCCTCCTCGATCGAGTGGATCGCGCGGGCCTTGCGGGCCGCCGTGATCTGGTCGACCTGCTTCTGGCCACCCTTGGTCCAGCGCGTGGCCAGGCCACGCGGGACGAGGTAGTTACGGGCGTACCCGTCCTTGACCTCGACCACGTCGCCGGCGGTGCCGAGACCGGTGACCTCGTGGGTCAGGATCAGCTTTGCCATGTCTGCCTCCCTCAGCGAGCCGAGCTCGAGTAAGGCAGCAGAGCCATCTCGCGGGCGTTCTTGACGGCCTTGGCGATGAGTCGCTGCTCCTGGACGGACACGCCGGTGACCCGACGGGCGCGGATCTTGCCGCGGTCCGAGATGAACTTCCGCAGCAGGGCGGTGTCCTTGTAGTCGATGTTGTCGATCTTCCCCGCCTTGAGCGGGTTGGCCTTCTTCTTCGGCTTGCGAAGAACGGGCTTCGCCATGGTGATGCTCCTCGATGATCCGTCCGGGCGTTGTGGCGCCCGGGCAAGCGTGTGTCTTAGAAGGGGGGCTCGTCGTTGAACGCGCTCGAGCCACCCGTGGCCCAGGGGTCGTCGGCCTGGCCGCCGCCGGGCGCGGAGTACCCGCCACCCTGGCCGCCGGTGGGGGCGTTGCTGAACCCGCCACCCTGGCCGCCGCCCTGGTTCCCGCTGTAGCCACCCTGGCCACCGCCGCCACCGCCGAAGCCGCCGCCGCCGCGCTGGGAGCGCGTGACCTTGGCCGTGGCGTAGCGCAGCGAAGGACCGACCTCGTCGACCTGCATCTCGACCACGGTGCGCTTCTCGCCCTCGCGGGTCTCGAAGGACCGCTGCACGAGCCGGCCCTGCACGATGACCCGGGTGCCCTTGGTCAGCGACTCGGCGACGTTCTCCGCGGCCTCGCGCCAGACCGAGCAGCGCATGAACAGGGTCTCCCCGTCCTTCCACTCGTTGCTCTGGCGGTCGAAGGTGCGCGGCGTGGACGCCACGGTGAAGCTGGCCACGGCCGCCCCGGAGGGGGTGAATCGCAGCTCGGGGTCCGCCGTCAGGTTCCCGACGACGGTGATGACGGTCTCGCCTGCCATGTCCTTGCCTCCTGCTGGTGGGTGAGGGTGGTGCTCAGCGAGCGGTGGCTCAGTGAGCGTCCGGGCGGATGAGCTTGGTCCGCAGGATCGCCTCGTT
Coding sequences within it:
- the rpsR gene encoding 30S ribosomal protein S18 — its product is MAKPVLRKPKKKANPLKAGKIDNIDYKDTALLRKFISDRGKIRARRVTGVSVQEQRLIAKAVKNAREMALLPYSSSAR
- a CDS encoding VOC family protein, yielding MSLTVQSVTFDAEDAAELARFWAAALGLSIADGASADFAQATGPGGRYLFIAVPEPKSAKNRVHLDLEADDREAEVTRLLGLGAARLGDLDEDGARWTVLADVQGNEFCVVQAHTG
- a CDS encoding single-stranded DNA-binding protein; the encoded protein is MAGETVITVVGNLTADPELRFTPSGAAVASFTVASTPRTFDRQSNEWKDGETLFMRCSVWREAAENVAESLTKGTRVIVQGRLVQRSFETREGEKRTVVEMQVDEVGPSLRYATAKVTRSQRGGGGFGGGGGGQGGYSGNQGGGQGGGFSNAPTGGQGGGYSAPGGGQADDPWATGGSSAFNDEPPF
- the rplI gene encoding 50S ribosomal protein L9 encodes the protein MAKLILTHEVTGLGTAGDVVEVKDGYARNYLVPRGLATRWTKGGQKQVDQITAARKARAIHSIEEARDVRDRLQANPVTIAVRAGESGRLFGAVTTTDIAEAVKAAGGPQLDRRRIEVPTPIKSLGEHKVTVRLHEDLQATVDVTVVPA